One region of Anaeromyxobacter paludicola genomic DNA includes:
- a CDS encoding HEAT repeat domain-containing protein produces the protein MARPAALVVALGLLLCGGCRRAPHLGLERVVVSQSAAGDRLLLVGVGAEAVREAARQALLGAGFEPLPASGEAARDWRPFFGRAAVLASAAEPGAAGSVAVVVELEASPADGDEPALRARARGASAPEPGEAGLGPAFRRALASALGGAAQSIALDLLEERKSDRDLLADLRSPERRVRDSAVRALADRKNAAAVPGLIERLRDDDPELVERAVGALGQLGDERAVDPLIELSLRRGPELTARLARVIGDLGGVEAQAYLLTVASGHPDEGVRVAAAEALGEARSRAAARGGAAGR, from the coding sequence GTGGCTCGGCCCGCCGCCCTGGTGGTCGCGCTCGGGCTGCTCCTGTGCGGGGGCTGCCGCCGGGCGCCTCACCTCGGGCTGGAGCGCGTCGTGGTGTCGCAGAGCGCGGCCGGCGATCGGCTGCTGCTCGTGGGCGTCGGCGCGGAGGCGGTCCGCGAGGCGGCGCGCCAGGCGCTGCTCGGGGCGGGGTTCGAGCCGCTCCCGGCGTCGGGAGAGGCGGCGCGCGACTGGCGTCCCTTCTTCGGCCGCGCGGCGGTGCTCGCGAGCGCGGCGGAGCCGGGCGCGGCCGGCAGCGTGGCGGTGGTGGTGGAGCTCGAGGCGTCGCCGGCCGACGGCGACGAGCCGGCGCTGCGCGCCCGCGCCCGCGGCGCCAGCGCGCCCGAGCCGGGCGAGGCGGGGCTCGGGCCGGCGTTCCGCCGCGCGCTCGCGAGCGCGCTCGGCGGGGCCGCCCAGTCGATCGCCCTCGACCTGCTCGAGGAGCGGAAGTCGGACCGCGACCTCCTCGCGGACCTGCGCTCGCCGGAGCGTCGGGTGCGCGACAGCGCGGTCCGGGCGCTGGCCGATCGCAAGAACGCCGCCGCCGTCCCCGGGCTCATCGAGCGGCTGCGCGACGACGACCCGGAGCTGGTGGAGCGCGCCGTCGGGGCGCTCGGGCAGCTGGGCGACGAGCGGGCGGTCGATCCGCTGATCGAGCTCTCGCTCCGGCGCGGTCCCGAGCTGACGGCGCGGCTGGCGCGGGTGATCGGGGATCTCGGCGGGGTGGAGGCCCAGGCGTACCTGCTCACCGTCGCCTCGGGGCATCCGGACGAGGGCGTCCGCGTGGCTGCGGCCGAGGCGCTCGGCGAGGCGCGGTCGCGGGCCGCGGCGCGCGGCGGGGCCGCCGGTCGTTGA
- a CDS encoding acyl-CoA thioesterase, with the protein MVATELRVIYGDTDKMGIVYYANYLRFFEAGRNEFIRAKGLRYRDFEELHRLALPVVDAQVSYRSPARYDDLLRVEVRLTEVRRASARFGYRVLRGEELLATGHTVHACVDLDGRVQRMPRALLDRLLPGEDVAT; encoded by the coding sequence ATGGTCGCGACCGAGCTCCGCGTGATCTACGGCGATACGGACAAAATGGGGATCGTATATTACGCGAATTATTTGAGATTTTTCGAGGCGGGGCGGAACGAGTTCATCCGGGCGAAGGGGCTGCGCTACCGCGACTTCGAGGAGCTGCACCGGCTGGCCCTCCCGGTCGTGGACGCCCAGGTGAGCTACCGGTCGCCGGCGCGGTACGACGATCTCCTCCGGGTGGAGGTCCGCCTCACCGAGGTGCGGCGCGCCTCGGCCCGCTTCGGCTATCGAGTCCTCCGGGGCGAGGAGCTGCTCGCCACCGGGCACACCGTCCACGCCTGCGTGGACCTCGACGGGCGGGTGCAGCGGATGCCGCGCGCGCTGCTCGACCGGCTCCTGCCGGGCGAGGACGTCGCCACCTAG
- a CDS encoding homoserine dehydrogenase, translating to MREVGIGIAGFGTVGGGVLSILQRHARDIESRLGARIVVRRVAIRDPDKARPVELDPALLTTRFEDLLEDPSIEVVVELVGGVEQAFRLVQGALERGKHVVTANKALLAARGDDIFKLALEKGVDVYFEGAVCGGVPVIRTLREALASDRITALHGIVNGTTNYILTAMAEKGEPLSTALAEAQRLGYAEADPTLDVSGGDAAQKLCVLAQLAFGVRVKPADVLTEGILALTPEDFAWGEEFGYALKLLAIARRVSTPGQPDAVEARVHPAFIPAGSLLAGVRGAMNAVLLHSEALGPSMLIGQGAGAMPTGSAVVSDIIDLTRNVVASSPGRVPLPHGDARVGLLPHGEVRAGYYLRFSVKDEPGVLARVASTLAQRNISIAAVQQREQGTAGAAVPLVIVTHDAREADMSAAMAEIAGFGITVAPTRLIRIEAI from the coding sequence ATGCGCGAGGTGGGAATCGGGATCGCCGGGTTCGGCACGGTGGGTGGCGGGGTGCTCTCCATCCTGCAGCGCCACGCGCGCGACATCGAGTCCCGGCTCGGCGCGCGGATCGTGGTGCGGCGCGTCGCCATCCGCGACCCGGACAAGGCGCGGCCCGTGGAGCTCGACCCGGCCCTCCTGACCACCCGCTTCGAGGATCTGCTCGAGGATCCGTCGATCGAGGTGGTGGTGGAGCTGGTGGGCGGCGTGGAGCAGGCGTTCCGGCTGGTCCAGGGGGCGCTCGAGCGCGGCAAGCACGTCGTCACCGCCAACAAGGCGCTGCTCGCCGCGCGCGGCGACGACATCTTCAAGCTCGCGCTCGAGAAGGGCGTGGACGTCTACTTCGAGGGCGCGGTCTGCGGCGGCGTCCCGGTCATCCGCACCCTGCGCGAGGCGCTCGCCTCGGACCGGATCACGGCGCTCCACGGCATCGTGAACGGCACCACCAACTACATCCTCACCGCCATGGCCGAGAAGGGCGAGCCGCTCTCGACCGCGCTCGCCGAGGCGCAGCGGCTCGGCTACGCGGAGGCCGACCCGACCCTCGACGTCTCCGGCGGCGACGCCGCGCAGAAGCTCTGCGTCCTGGCGCAGCTCGCCTTCGGGGTGCGGGTGAAGCCGGCCGACGTGCTCACCGAGGGGATCCTGGCGCTCACGCCGGAGGACTTCGCCTGGGGCGAGGAGTTCGGCTACGCGCTCAAGCTCCTCGCGATCGCGCGGCGGGTCTCCACGCCCGGCCAGCCCGACGCGGTCGAGGCCCGGGTGCACCCGGCCTTCATCCCCGCCGGCTCGCTCCTCGCCGGGGTGCGCGGCGCCATGAACGCGGTGCTGCTCCACTCCGAGGCGCTCGGCCCCTCCATGCTCATCGGGCAGGGCGCGGGCGCCATGCCGACCGGCAGCGCGGTGGTGTCCGACATCATCGACCTCACCCGCAACGTCGTGGCCTCGAGCCCGGGGCGGGTCCCGCTGCCGCACGGCGACGCCCGGGTCGGGCTCCTGCCGCACGGCGAGGTGCGGGCCGGCTACTACCTGCGCTTCTCGGTGAAGGACGAGCCGGGCGTGCTGGCGCGGGTCGCGAGCACGCTGGCGCAGCGGAACATCTCCATCGCCGCCGTCCAGCAGCGCGAGCAGGGGACCGCGGGCGCGGCGGTGCCGCTCGTCATCGTCACGCACGACGCGCGCGAGGCGGACATGTCCGCCGCCATGGCCGAGATCGCCGGGTTCGGGATCACCGTCGCGCCGACGCGGCTCATCCGCATCGAGGCGATCTAG